The Terracoccus luteus genome includes a region encoding these proteins:
- a CDS encoding response regulator transcription factor, whose amino-acid sequence MSDANAGAVTAHDPTVDPTVATTSAPTASGGPGARPLHKVTVLLYSDDVTTRDAVRAAAGRRPAKDVEVVRWHECATADAVVAAVDKGGFDLLVLDGEAAKVGGLGLAKQLKNEIFDCPAIIVLTGRPQDSWLAAWSQADLAVSHPIDPVALTSAVATLARAAVPAA is encoded by the coding sequence ATGAGCGACGCGAACGCCGGTGCAGTGACGGCCCACGACCCGACGGTCGACCCCACGGTGGCCACGACGTCGGCCCCGACGGCATCCGGCGGCCCGGGTGCGCGCCCCCTGCACAAGGTGACGGTGCTGCTCTACAGCGACGACGTCACGACGCGCGACGCGGTGCGGGCAGCGGCCGGTCGTCGGCCGGCGAAGGACGTCGAGGTCGTGCGGTGGCACGAGTGCGCGACGGCCGACGCCGTCGTGGCCGCGGTCGACAAGGGCGGCTTCGACCTGCTCGTGCTCGACGGCGAGGCGGCGAAGGTCGGCGGCCTCGGGCTCGCGAAGCAGCTGAAGAACGAGATCTTCGACTGCCCGGCGATCATCGTGCTCACCGGACGCCCCCAGGACAGCTGGCTCGCCGCGTGGTCGCAGGCGGACCTCGCCGTGTCGCACCCCATCGACCCCGTGGCCCTCACCTCGGCGGTGGCCACGCTGGCGCGCGCGGCCGTCCCCGCGGCCTGA
- the trpD gene encoding anthranilate phosphoribosyltransferase: MTTAQAPAAEASWPVVLSELLAGRDLDADAAGWAMDRIMAGEASPAQVAGFLVALRAKGESVEEMQGLADRMLAHARRIEVAGPSLDIVGTGGDRAHTVNISTMASMVVAATGIRVVKHGNRAASSSSGSADVLEALGVDLSLTPERVVEVVGEAGITFCFAQTFHPSFRHTAVPRRDLGIGTAFNFLGPLTNPAQPTYAAVGCADARMAPLIAGVFARRGRDAAVFRGDDGLDEVTVSTTTSVWWVRDGSVSAHTLDPERLGLVLHPVSDLRGGDAAHNAGVVRSVFEGERGTVRDAVVLNAGIALALTRADSGTGTDELHRDVRAGMTDAEEAVDSGAALRLVDRWVGATRAAG, encoded by the coding sequence GTGACGACAGCCCAGGCCCCGGCGGCCGAGGCGTCGTGGCCGGTCGTCCTCAGCGAGCTGCTGGCCGGTCGTGACCTCGACGCCGACGCCGCGGGCTGGGCCATGGACCGCATCATGGCCGGCGAGGCGTCGCCCGCCCAGGTGGCCGGCTTCCTCGTCGCGCTGCGCGCCAAGGGCGAGAGCGTCGAGGAGATGCAGGGCCTGGCCGACCGCATGCTCGCGCACGCGCGCCGCATCGAGGTGGCCGGGCCGAGCCTCGACATCGTCGGCACCGGTGGCGACCGCGCCCACACCGTCAACATCTCGACGATGGCCTCGATGGTCGTGGCGGCGACCGGCATCCGGGTCGTCAAGCACGGCAACCGGGCGGCCTCGTCGTCGTCGGGCTCGGCCGACGTGCTCGAGGCGCTCGGGGTCGACCTGTCGCTGACCCCGGAGCGGGTGGTCGAGGTGGTGGGGGAGGCGGGCATCACGTTCTGCTTCGCGCAGACCTTCCACCCCTCGTTCCGGCACACGGCGGTGCCCCGGCGCGACCTCGGCATCGGCACGGCCTTCAACTTCCTCGGGCCGCTGACCAACCCGGCCCAGCCCACCTACGCGGCCGTGGGCTGCGCCGACGCCCGCATGGCGCCCCTCATCGCCGGTGTCTTCGCCCGCCGCGGCCGCGACGCGGCCGTCTTCCGGGGCGACGACGGGCTCGACGAGGTGACCGTCTCGACGACGACGAGCGTGTGGTGGGTGCGCGACGGCTCGGTGTCGGCGCACACCCTCGACCCCGAGCGCCTCGGCCTCGTGCTGCACCCCGTCTCGGACCTGCGTGGCGGCGACGCGGCGCACAACGCGGGCGTGGTGCGGTCGGTCTTCGAGGGCGAGCGGGGCACCGTGCGCGACGCCGTCGTGCTCAACGCCGGCATCGCCCTCGCCCTGACGCGCGCCGACTCCGGCACCGGCACCGACGAGCTGCACCGTGACGTCCGCGCCGGCATGACCGACGCCGAGGAGGCCGTCGACTCGGGGGCGGCGCTGCGGCTCGTCGACCGCTGGGTCGGGGCCACCCGCGCTGCCGGCTGA